The Amphiprion ocellaris isolate individual 3 ecotype Okinawa chromosome 12, ASM2253959v1, whole genome shotgun sequence region TAACTCAGACTGTATCTgacagtcacaaaacaaaaacactaaatactTATATCAGCTTGCATGTGCATGTctgtatttgtcatttgtgtgcgtgtgtcagtGATCTACTGTATAGGGTTTTACCTTTGGAATGAAGAGACGCAGTGGGCGGGCCTCACACTCGGTCTCTTTCTACCGGGGACAGCAGTCCAGCTTTTAAGTGTGAAATGGTACTATGATGACGGCGATGACAGGCGATGTTACCTCTCTGTCATACACATACTGCACTTGGGCATCTTCAAGAGGTAAGATCTTTGCAACATCAGTTATTTTGTGCAATATGTAGCTCAATTTTACACATTCAGAATATGTAAGAATTTAATCCAATGTACATTTGTAGTGGACAAACACAACGAGCGCATTTGGTAGCGTATTTTCTGTCAAGGTGCTCAGAAAAAATTGCAGTCACATCCTTCTGTCATTGAAACCTTGTTGAGGAGGTTACGTTTTATCACCGCTGTGGTGTTTGTCTCTGTCGCCCTCTTCTGACAGGTTGTGGGATTGCATGAGGTGTGTGTTGCGCATGCAGGGCTCGGTGGCGGAGCTCGGAGCTGCCGTCATGCAGCAGGCAGACGTTGCTGCCCTTTGGCTCCTGGAGGCCCTGATCCTTACGCTGCCTCAGAGTCTGCTGCAGGCGTACGTCGTGGTGTCTACTGATGTGGGCATCATGTCACCAGGTAAACTCACCTTGAGAAGAACTAGTACTACCGCTTATGTTTCATCGGTGTAAACAATGCCTGAATAAAAGAAACGCTTTGCCTCTGTTTTACCCCCAGTGGCCTATTGCTGTGGTTTATGTGTGCTGTCTATTTCCTGGGCCCTGGTGCTGTACAGCCGAGCCTGCTGTCTGATTCGTCCGGGCCACCTGGCCATGCCTCCGGCAGCCCTGCTGTGCCAGCTGGTGTGGAGGGCAGGGATGCTGGGTGCCAGGGTGACCTGCCTCATGTTCTTTGCCAGGGTCTTTAACTGGTGGGTCTGTGGAGTAGCAGGTGAGTACGGAAACACAAGCTGCTCGGGTGCATTCGTGTTGCTTGCACGCTGGAAATGCGGAAAAAGTGTGCGATGAAAGTGTAATAAGTTCATGCGGCTTAGTAACATAATGCACAGATGCAGTTAAAGGTGTAAGAAGCTCAGTGACTAATCCAAGTAGAGTTTCTTATCCTCCTCATGAATCAGaatttagaaatgattttaaaaaatgacttcacGGTTGATGTAGTTATCCTCCGAGCACTGCAGCATGTCCTCTTGATCCAGATTTTCAGCTGTTCCTCTGCATCAACCTGATACACTGTCCATGGATCCTCTATTGCGCTTGCACCTTCTAGTCTATTTTTATGTTGACCTCCAGGTTTTCACTGGCTCACGGCCTCCTTCTGGCTGGTATCACAGCAACCTGACATCTGCACTGGTCCCTGGTGTTGGCGTGCCTTTAATGGCATCATGGGGCTTGTCCATGTCTTCCTCTTCCTGAATGTCAAAGATGGACCCTCGCGCTTCCGCATGGCCAGTTTTTATGCAGTAAGACGTGGCTTCAAATGGGATTACTGTCCCTCAACTGTTTCTCTGCCGTTTGGTCCTGGTGGCTGTCTtccatgtgttgttttgtattccATGTACGGCTTTATCTCATCAACTTGCACACAGAGGAGCATGCACAGATATACATAAGTTTGCATTGTCATCCTCACCTCTGTGTCCTTAGCTTACAGTGACGTAAAGCTGTCCACAGATGACTGATGGTGTgaccttctctcctccttcagtTTATGCTTGTGGAGAACGCCACCCTGCTGCTGGCTGCATCAGACTTCCTGAGCGAAGCGTCATGGGACAGTATGACCCTTCCCACCACTGTGCTGTGTAGCTTTCTCCTCGGTGAGTCAATTTTTTAAGCGCTATCTGCACCTTTTTTGCATGGGAGCAGATTTGTCATAGGCGTTTAGATAGTGTCAAAATGTCTAATAGTTTCTGTGGTATCTGAGTAATAAAACCCCAGTGGGGATTCGCAAAGGTTAAAACAAGCTCAGAGTCAGGCAACACAGCGAACAGTGTCACTGCATTACGAATAGTAAATTCCATTTAAGTGCTACTTGTTATATGGCACAAATATAATTAGTAATGTGATGAAAAATTACTGTCGTTGCAATATAACATACAAAATACTCTgctttttcagttatttttgatATAGTCGAACATGAGGGTAGATAAATGTCTCTCAAATGGCTCTAATGGAACAAATGACAATGACCTGTAGGATACGAAAGGGCAGGATCAGAAGGAtacaaaaaaagtttgaaaactaCATTAGAATTTTTTCATATGTACTGCCTGCACTTGTGTGTCAAATTAACACTCAGCATCAGAATTTAATTCAGGCAAAGCCAAGGTGGACACAGTGTTCTTAGCTGTAGCCCTTCATTGTGATTTGGAttatatataaatgtgtgtgtgggacTTTGGTAGTAACAGGTAAACCAAAACATACTTAGTGCTCATAAATCAACTGTTCCCTGTCCCTGTCCTTCCTAGGTGCTACCTCTCTTGTCCTGTACTACCGCTTCCTCCATCCCAAGTCCACAGAAATCTCCCAGGGAACACACCACAACCACATGGGCAGCACTTGCATAGAACAAGGAGAGTCCTCCTTCTCTCTCGGGGACAAAAGTCTGCCAGCTCCCTCCTTTCCAAACCATGGCAGCTTCTCCCTCTCAGGTGTcgctggttctctgctggagcACCCAGGGAACTGTGGCGGCCGACCGAACACTTCCTGCCCTTGCTACCACCACCACTGGCTCTTGATCCGTCTGGCCCTCAAAACAGGAGACCTCGGTAAAATCAACAGGGCGTATGGTGCCGGCGGAGCAGCGGCCATACTGGACATGGAGGAGTACAACCAAGAGTTTAAAAGTAATGAAGGAATGACTATTACGGCTGGAGGCAGCTGTGAGGGCATCTCTACCTCTGAGTCCCAGGGGAAGGGCCTGGCACCCCTCTCAGACTGCAAAGACGAGTTCCAGAGTGTAAGCGAACCCacatcaactgagcagcctgaAGAAGATAGCAGTCTGGAAATGGAGAGCCCGATGGAGTCGCCCACATCGGATTTTAAACGCAGCTCACCAGAGGGTAAATCCGTGTTTGGAGACAGTCCGGAGCCGTATTTCTGCC contains the following coding sequences:
- the xkr5a gene encoding XK-related protein 5a, which codes for MINAAGAVVRRMPSAARRSGCWIAWCQATLLGASALVIVAERSALIYCIGFYLWNEETQWAGLTLGLFLPGTAVQLLSVKWYYDDGDDRRCYLSVIHILHLGIFKRLWDCMRCVLRMQGSVAELGAAVMQQADVAALWLLEALILTLPQSLLQAYVVVSTDVGIMSPVAYCCGLCVLSISWALVLYSRACCLIRPGHLAMPPAALLCQLVWRAGMLGARVTCLMFFARVFNWWVCGVAGFHWLTASFWLVSQQPDICTGPWCWRAFNGIMGLVHVFLFLNVKDGPSRFRMASFYAFMLVENATLLLAASDFLSEASWDSMTLPTTVLCSFLLGATSLVLYYRFLHPKSTEISQGTHHNHMGSTCIEQGESSFSLGDKSLPAPSFPNHGSFSLSGVAGSLLEHPGNCGGRPNTSCPCYHHHWLLIRLALKTGDLGKINRAYGAGGAAAILDMEEYNQEFKSNEGMTITAGGSCEGISTSESQGKGLAPLSDCKDEFQSVSEPTSTEQPEEDSSLEMESPMESPTSDFKRSSPEGKSVFGDSPEPYFCPTESSSTLYFSADPQSPSSASNPRLDRDIGGLEQGVRLNSIPSDPALHRDVRGLIGRVGPRCTSTPKLDSGALDSPSSVPHLTGPRRQLIMSQRDDDDNF